A genome region from Mycobacterium florentinum includes the following:
- the rplJ gene encoding 50S ribosomal protein L10 yields MAKADKATAVADIVEQFSASTATVITEYRGLTVANLAELRRSLAGSATYTVAKNTLIKRAATEAGIEGLDELFAGPTAIAFVSGEPVDAAKAIKTFAKENKALVIKGGYMDGHALTVAEVERIADLESREVLLAKLAGAMKGNLAKAAGLFNAPVSQFARLAAALQEKKAADPAAAAAPAAEPAPEAAASEAPAEAEAPDETPADAE; encoded by the coding sequence ATGGCCAAAGCCGACAAGGCCACCGCCGTCGCGGACATTGTCGAGCAGTTCAGCGCCTCGACCGCGACCGTCATCACCGAATACCGCGGTCTGACGGTCGCCAACCTGGCCGAGCTGCGCCGCTCGCTGGCGGGTTCGGCGACCTACACCGTGGCCAAGAACACGCTGATCAAGCGGGCAGCCACGGAAGCGGGGATCGAGGGCCTCGACGAGCTGTTCGCGGGCCCGACGGCCATCGCGTTCGTCAGCGGCGAGCCCGTCGACGCCGCCAAGGCCATCAAGACCTTCGCCAAGGAGAACAAGGCGCTGGTCATCAAGGGTGGCTACATGGACGGCCACGCGCTGACGGTGGCCGAGGTCGAGCGCATCGCCGACCTGGAATCCCGCGAGGTGTTGCTGGCCAAGCTGGCCGGTGCCATGAAGGGCAACCTCGCCAAGGCCGCCGGCCTGTTCAACGCGCCGGTTTCGCAGTTCGCCCGCCTCGCGGCCGCTCTGCAGGAGAAGAAGGCGGCCGACCCGGCCGCCGCAGCGGCCCCGGCCGCAGAACCCGCTCCCGAAGCCGCGGCTTCGGAAGCACCCGCCGAGGCAGAAGCACCCGACGAGACACCGGCTGACGCCGAATAA
- a CDS encoding DUF1772 domain-containing protein has protein sequence MNDMLNALAVVIAGPMVGVELSVAAFFNPMFAPLPDDAFRAVRGRAARVLGAVMPFWYIGTLLMLAVAAVRGWGATSGWLCAFAAGLMVVVVLLTVTMLVPINNRIAKWPATGEISRELAARWDRLHWLRVLLLLVVLALLAVAVT, from the coding sequence ATGAACGACATGCTGAACGCACTGGCGGTGGTGATCGCCGGGCCGATGGTGGGCGTGGAGTTGTCGGTCGCGGCCTTCTTCAATCCGATGTTCGCGCCGCTGCCTGACGATGCCTTCCGCGCGGTCCGGGGCCGGGCTGCTCGGGTGCTGGGCGCCGTGATGCCGTTCTGGTACATCGGCACCCTGCTGATGCTGGCCGTGGCGGCGGTCCGCGGCTGGGGCGCGACGAGTGGCTGGCTGTGCGCCTTCGCCGCGGGCCTGATGGTGGTCGTCGTGCTGTTGACCGTGACGATGCTGGTGCCGATCAACAACCGCATCGCGAAGTGGCCGGCCACCGGCGAGATATCGCGCGAGCTCGCGGCGCGGTGGGACCGGCTGCACTGGCTGCGGGTGTTGCTGCTGCTGGTGGTGCTCGCTCTGCTGGCCGTCGCCGTCACCTGA
- a CDS encoding winged helix-turn-helix transcriptional regulator encodes MAVSKKEIGHCPIDAALSVIDGRWKGTILWRLSDGPMRTAELRRSIPGITERMLIRHLHELVDAGIIERHDARTVPPCVHYSISEYGTTLEPVLASLCDWGRKHMQRNVVSYSPASRAAPTRPASPPSSAGTARRPDKKSSPA; translated from the coding sequence ATGGCGGTATCGAAAAAAGAAATCGGTCACTGCCCGATCGACGCCGCGCTGTCGGTGATCGACGGCCGCTGGAAGGGCACGATCCTGTGGCGGCTGTCTGACGGCCCGATGCGGACCGCCGAGTTGCGGCGCAGCATCCCGGGCATCACCGAGCGGATGCTGATCCGGCACCTGCACGAGCTGGTCGACGCCGGAATCATCGAGCGCCACGACGCCCGCACGGTTCCGCCCTGTGTGCACTACTCGATTTCCGAGTACGGCACAACGCTGGAGCCGGTTCTGGCGAGTTTGTGCGATTGGGGCCGAAAGCATATGCAGCGCAACGTGGTTAGCTATAGCCCCGCGAGCCGGGCCGCGCCGACCAGGCCCGCCTCGCCGCCCAGCTCTGCCGGCACGGCACGTAGGCCGGACAAGAAATCCAGCCCGGCATAG
- a CDS encoding ROK family protein, translating into MLTLCLDIGGTKIAVGLADSEGSLVYTATRPTPAGGSADQVWAVVAAMIAEALAAAGGVVRAVGIASAGPIDLPSGTVSPINIGGWQGFPLRDRVASVVPGVPVRLGGDGVCMALGEHWHGAGRGAGFLLAMVVSTGVGGGLVLNGMPYTGRTGNAGHVGHVVVEEGGERCACGGRGCVETVAAGPWLVRWARANGWSAPPGAGARELAAAAAAGDAIALRAFHRGATGLAAMIASVAAVCDLDLVIIGGGVAKSGGLLFDPLHAVLADYAGLDFLSGLRAVPAELGGEAGLVGAARLAGL; encoded by the coding sequence ATGCTTACCCTCTGCCTCGACATCGGTGGCACGAAAATCGCTGTGGGCCTTGCTGATTCCGAGGGTTCGCTGGTCTACACCGCTACCCGGCCCACGCCGGCGGGCGGTTCGGCCGACCAGGTGTGGGCCGTCGTCGCCGCGATGATCGCCGAGGCGTTAGCCGCGGCCGGCGGGGTGGTCCGCGCGGTGGGCATCGCGTCGGCCGGCCCGATCGATCTGCCCAGCGGAACGGTCAGTCCGATCAACATCGGGGGCTGGCAGGGGTTTCCGCTGCGGGACCGGGTCGCGTCCGTCGTGCCTGGCGTGCCGGTGCGGCTGGGTGGCGACGGCGTATGCATGGCGTTGGGGGAGCATTGGCACGGAGCGGGACGGGGTGCGGGGTTCCTGTTGGCCATGGTGGTGTCCACTGGCGTCGGCGGCGGATTGGTGCTCAACGGCATGCCCTACACCGGGCGCACCGGCAATGCCGGTCATGTCGGTCACGTGGTGGTTGAAGAGGGTGGCGAACGGTGCGCGTGTGGAGGTCGCGGCTGCGTCGAGACGGTGGCCGCCGGCCCGTGGCTGGTGCGCTGGGCGAGGGCCAACGGTTGGTCCGCACCACCCGGTGCCGGGGCGCGGGAGCTGGCTGCGGCGGCGGCGGCCGGGGATGCGATCGCGCTGCGCGCATTCCACCGCGGGGCCACCGGACTCGCGGCGATGATCGCCTCGGTGGCCGCGGTGTGCGATCTGGACCTGGTGATCATCGGGGGTGGAGTCGCCAAATCCGGTGGCCTGCTCTTCGACCCGCTGCACGCGGTGCTGGCCGACTATGCCGGGCTGGATTTCTTGTCCGGCCTACGTGCCGTGCCGGCAGAGCTGGGCGGCGAGGCGGGCCTGGTCGGCGCGGCCCGGCTCGCGGGGCTATAG
- a CDS encoding DUF7158 domain-containing protein produces MSAQTVATVEGTPVAVEEVDAAEARLRAGPHAAALPARGTSEGRQLRRWLTQLLVTDRVVAAEVTARGLSVRGAPAEAELLPDVTARLEIGSVAAAALADPRARALFADVTATVRVGDREVADYHARNPLRFAALRPDRDGWRAPSCAGPPLEQVRSAITEHLCAAARRRAFRLWLDERRAALVELAPGYEHPGDPRQPDNTHRH; encoded by the coding sequence ATGAGCGCGCAGACGGTTGCCACCGTCGAAGGCACACCCGTCGCGGTCGAGGAGGTCGACGCGGCCGAAGCGCGCTTGCGCGCCGGCCCGCACGCGGCCGCGCTGCCCGCCCGCGGCACCAGCGAGGGGCGCCAACTGCGGCGCTGGCTCACCCAACTCCTGGTGACCGATCGCGTCGTCGCCGCCGAGGTGACCGCGCGCGGACTGAGCGTGCGCGGCGCGCCGGCCGAGGCCGAGCTGCTGCCCGACGTCACGGCCCGCCTGGAGATCGGCAGCGTGGCCGCCGCGGCGCTGGCTGACCCGCGGGCCCGGGCGCTGTTCGCCGACGTGACCGCGACGGTCCGGGTCGGCGATCGCGAGGTGGCCGACTACCACGCCCGCAATCCGCTGCGGTTCGCCGCTCTGCGCCCCGACCGCGACGGCTGGCGCGCGCCGTCGTGCGCTGGGCCGCCGCTCGAGCAGGTTCGTTCCGCGATCACCGAGCACCTGTGTGCCGCCGCGCGCCGTCGCGCCTTCCGGCTGTGGCTGGACGAGCGACGGGCCGCGCTGGTCGAGCTCGCCCCCGGCTACGAGCATCCCGGCGACCCCCGTCAACCCGACAACACCCATAGGCACTGA